One segment of Carya illinoinensis cultivar Pawnee chromosome 1, C.illinoinensisPawnee_v1, whole genome shotgun sequence DNA contains the following:
- the LOC122302459 gene encoding disease resistance protein RPM1-like, with the protein MADRAVGSLLDKLLTLFVENEVQPLRGDPEDVLNLRGELERMRAFLKVADALEESDVEFKVRVKQIREIAHETEDALDEFMLLQAHDHADGFYGALHKFSCCIKNMKARHRIISELQGIRSRIKNLCQVHGRLLPRFTRIKQGLGSTTAENTWLDRRGDALLLDKTDLVGIDEPKQHLVEWLVKGDNRREVISVAAMGGMGKTTLAKQVYDDEEVKKHFKRRAWVTVSQSFKIEELLKNMIRDLQTSSRGLDNMNNDRLRRIIKDLLKKSRYLVVLDDVWHLNEWDVLKYALPDNNCGSRVMLTTRNAGVASSTSSGVESVGKVYNLKPLSPMESWGLFCKKTFQGNACPTYLKDICQYTLRKCEGLPLAIVAISGVLASKDTRRIDEWDVVRRSLGAEIDGNDKLQDLKKVLLLSFNDLPYYLKDCFLYLSIFPEDYKIEQMRLIRLWIAEGLIEAKEGKTMEEVAEDYLNELLNRGLLQLASLTSDGRVKTYRVHDVLREIIVSKSRDQNFTFIAKDQNVMWPDKVRRLSIHNTLQNVPENKSVSRLRSLFMFGVVEKLKIQSLFPGGFKLLNVLDLQKSRLKRFPIDVENLVYLKYLSLKDTEVKTIPRTIGKIRYLETLDLKHSRVTELPVEILKLHRLRHLLIYHFKLESYEYFHSRYGFKIQGNIGALRSLQKLCFIEANQGGGAIMVELGKLYQLRRLGIVKLRKEDGKSLCSSLKKLSNLLALSLTSIEEEEILDLQHLSYPPPLIQRVYLTGRLETLPPWIPSLHGLVRLHLKWSRLKEDPLVLLQKLPNLVHLELLQVYEGDTLYFRKGGFNKLKVLGLDQFSELRCVQVEVGAMPCVEKLIILRCELLEKVPVGIEYLTKLKVLEFFEMPEEFIQTLRPDEKDSDYWKVAHVPEIYCTYLRPEGGWEEVNNVNHNVQALISIESNRSYSCVRDYCT; encoded by the coding sequence ATGGCTGATAGAGCTGTTGGTTCTCTGCTTGACAAGCTGCTTACTCTCTTTGTTGAAAATGAGGTGCAACCGTTGAGAGGGGATCCGGAAGACGTTCTGAATCTGAGAGGAGAACTAGAGCGTATGAGAGCTTTCCTGAAGGTTGCAGATGCGTTGGAAGAAAGTGACGTCGAATTCAAAGTGCGAGTTAAGCAAATAAGAGAGATCGCTCATGAAACTGAAGATGCTCTCGATGAATTCATGCTTCTTCAAGCACATGATCATGCAGATGGATTCTATGGGGCTCTCCACAAATTCTCTTGTTGTATCAAGAACATGAAAGCTCGTCATCGTATTATTTCTGAATTACAAGGCATCAGATCCAGAATAAAAAATCTTTGCCAAGTACACGGGAGGCTGCTTCCCAGATTCACAAGAATCAAACAAGGTCTGGGCTCCACGACTGCAGAAAATACATGGCTAGACCGTCGAGGCGATGCTCTTCTTCTAGATAAGACTGATTTGGTGGGGATCGATGAACCTAAGCAGCACCTGGTGGAGTGGCTGGTGAAGGGTGACAATAGACGTGAAGTGATTTCTGTGGCTGCAATGGGAGGAATGGGGAAAACTACGTTGGCAAAGCAAGTCTATGATGATGAAGAAGTGAAGAAACATTTCAAAAGGCGCGCTTGGGTCACTGTTTCTCAATCTTTCAAGATAGAAGAACTCCTCAAAAACATGATTCGAGACTTGCAGACCAGTTCCAGAGGATTGGACAACATGAACAACGATCGGCTGAGGAGAATAATCAAGGACTTGCTCAAGAAAAGCAGGTATTTGGTGGTTCTAGATGATGTGTGGCACTTGAATGAATGGGATGTTCTCAAATATGCCTTGCCTGACAACAATTGTGGCAGCCGAGTAATGCTCACTACACGTAATGCTGGTGTGGCCTCCAGTACCTCTTCCGGTGTGGAATCTGTAGGTAAGGTTTACAACTTGAAGCCTTTGTCCCCAATGGAATCTTGGGGTCTTTTCTGTAAGAAAACCTTTCAAGGGAATGCATGCCCTACTTATTTGAAGGATATCTGTCAATATACTTTAAGAAAGTGTGAGGGACTGCCCCTTGCAATTGTAGCAATCAGTGGCGTTTTGGCATCAAAAGACACGCGTAGGATTGACGAGTGGGATGTCGTTCGCCGTAGTCTTGGGGCTGAAATTGATGGCAATGACAAACTGCAGGATCTGAAGAAAGTACTTTTGCTAAGTTTCAACGACTTGCCCTACTACCTAAAAGATTGTTTCTTGTACTTGAGCATCTTCCCAGAGGACTATAAGATCGAGCAAATGAGGCTGATTCGGTTATGGATAGCAGAGGGATTAATCGAAGCCAAAGAagggaaaacaatggaagaAGTTGCAGAGGACTACCTCAACGAACTCTTGAATAGAGGTCTGTTGCAATTGGCATCCTTAACCAGTGATGGAAGGGTCAAAACGTATCGCGTCCATGACGTGCTGCGGGAGATAATTGTGTCAAAGTCCAGAGATCAGAACTTCACCTTCATTGCTAAAGATCAGAACGTGATGTGGCCGGATAAGGTTCGACGCCTATCTATACATAACACACTACAAAACGTACCAGAAAACAAGTCTGTTTCCCGACTCCGTTCTTTGTTCATGTTTGGGGTGGTAGAAAAGCTGAAAATCCAAAGCTTGTTTCCTGGTGGTTTTAAGCTGCTAAATGTTTTAGATCTGCAAAAATCACGTTTAAAAAGGTTTCCAATTGATGTTGAGAACCTGGTTTATTTGAAATATCTAAGCTTGAAGGACACCGAGGTTAAAACCATTCCGAGAACTATAGGGAAGATTCGGTACCTAGAGACTTTGGATCTTAAACATTCCCGCGTCACTGAACTGCCTGTTGAGATCTTGAAGCTCCATCGACTTCGACATCTCCTTATATATCATTTCAAACTTGAGTCTTATGAATATTTTCACTCTCGATATGGTTTTAAGATCCAAGGAAATATAGGAGCTCTACGATCTCTACAGAAGCTCTGTTTCATAGAAGCAAACCAAGGTGGTGGCGCTATAATGGTGGAGCTAGGGAAACTGTACCAACTAAGGAGGTTGGGCATTGTAAAGCTGAGAAAAGAAGATGGGAAATCTCTATGTTCATCCCTAAAAAAACTGAGCAACCTTCTTGCGTTGTCTCTAACTTCAATAGAGGAGGAAGAGATTCTTGATTTGCAGCACCTTTCTTATCCGCCTCCATTGATCCAGCGGGTGTATTTGACTGGACGTTTGGAGACATTACCTCCATGGATACCATCGTTACATGGCCTTGTCAGATTGCATCTGAAATGGAGTAGATTGAAGGAAGATCCACTTGTGCTCCTTCAAAAACTGCCCAATCTTGTACACCTGGAATTACTGCAGGTTTACGAGGGAGACACTTTGTATTTCAGGAAGGGTGGGTTCAACAAGCTTAAAGTTTTAGGCCTTGACCAATTCAGTGAACTAAGATGCGTGCAAGTGGAGGTGGGAGCAATGCCTTGTGTTGAAAAGCTAATTATCCTGCGATGTGAGTTGCTAGAGAAGGTGCCAGTAGGCATTGAATATCTGACCAAGTTGAAAGtgcttgaattttttgaaatgcCCGAAGAGTTTATCCAGACTCTTCGTCCAGATGAAAAGGATAGTGATTATTGGAAGGTAGCTCACGTCCCAGAAATCTATTGTACCTACTTGAGACCAGAAGGTGGATGGGAGGAGGTCAATAATGTTAACCATAATGTGCAAGCACTAATCTCCATAGAGTCAAACCGAAGCTACAGCTGTGTCCGAGATTACTGCACCTGA